CATCTCCGGGTCGGCGGCCAGGACGTTCTCCAGCGTGGGGTACTGGTCACCGACCACGGTCAGCTCGTTCACCCGCGCGTCGGGATAGGCCAGGGTGAGCACGTCCCGGTCGCGGTCCAGCCCGGTGACCGCGATCAGCTGGTCACGCGCACCGGCGGCCAGCGCGATCGAGATGATGCCGCCGTCGTAGGCGTAGAGCCGGTTCACCGGACCGTCCACGCTCACGTCCTGCCCGCAGTTCTGCACGGTGATCGCACCACCGCCGGTACCACCGGCACCGGCGGCGCCGGCGGAGGAGCCGGAGCCGCACGCGGACAGGCTCAGCACGAGGGCGGCGCCGGCCGCGATCGCGGTGCGGGTGCGGCCGGACGAAACGGGACTCATATCGGTGAGGCGTCCTCTCGAGGGTGGATGAGCAGGTGCAGCTGTGCACGCGCGGGATGCGGCACCTGCACGGAGCCGACACCGAAGTGCGACTCCACGTGCGCGGCGCTGAGCACCTCGCCGGGCGGGCCGACGGCGACGACGCTCGCGGGTTCCGCCGTCCGGTCCGCGCCGGCCGGCCAGCCGACGACGGCCAGCCGGTCGAAGAAACGCAGCGCCAGGTCGAGGTCGTGCACCGTGGCCACCAGCGTCCGGGCCCGGGCGGCGAGAACGCCCAGCAGGTCGAGCTGCCAGGCGACGTCGAGGTGGTTGGTCGGCTCGTCGAGCAGCATCACCGGGCACTGCTGCACCAGGCCCCGGGCCAGTACGGCCCGGCGCCGTTCGCCACCGGACAGTTGGTCGCAGGCGGAGTCGATCCGGTCGGCCAGCCCGACCGCGTCGAGCGCGGCCCGCACGAGCTCGTGCTCGGCGCGGCCACC
This genomic window from Catenuloplanes niger contains:
- a CDS encoding ABC transporter ATP-binding protein, yielding MTALRLAGVAARLGGRTVLRDVDLEVPDGTRLGIIGVNGAGKTTLLRVLAGVLTPSAGTALIADGPDRLVDLRRLPARERARRLAFVPQEDVMTAELRVGEMVALGRVPQTRPWARGGRAEHELVRAALDAVGLADRIDSACDQLSGGERRRAVLARGLVQQCPVMLLDEPTNHLDVAWQLDLLGVLAARARTLVATVHDLDLALRFFDRLAVVGWPAGADRTAEPASVVAVGPPGEVLSAAHVESHFGVGSVQVPHPARAQLHLLIHPREDASPI